The following coding sequences are from one Corallococcus soli window:
- a CDS encoding TAT-variant-translocated molybdopterin oxidoreductase produces MNTKPDSAPAQDLPSSFALPVVTGSNEAKPHAHDHDDVVAVALEHASTRSIPAEGAYGKTYWLGLEEKLATPEFLEETRPEFPVGADLPPTGFARREFMQILGASLALAGATACSTRPQDERMVPYTKTPPEITPGNPLHYASGMTLAGHTSGLLITAREGRPVKVEGNPQHPVNQGAAGIFEQAFLLSLYDPQRARVLRQGNNPRSLRVLAEDISALVGTKAAGDGGARLRFLSEPINSPLLADIKARIQRKLPAAKFHSFASISHESADTAHRALFGQPVQAVYDLTRADVIVSLDADFLESRPENLGVSRQFADRRDPKNGELNRLYVAEHRMSITGGMADHRLRVKSQEVFGVAAALAQAVGGPAGSLAASAKGGTVRPEVASWVQAVAQDLKSKAGRGVVLAGERQPAAVHALAQAINAALGNVGTTVKVVPAAAPEASGLAEIRALVEDIKAGRVDTLVITASNPLYALPVDAGLAEVLDPKQNANRKALSVLYAGHYEDETSKYADWFVPLAHQLETWSDGRSVDGTVSIAQPLIQPLFNGVPEAELYAMFLDEPFRPAYQMLREYWTAQGGEAGRGDFESRWETWVSEGVIPGTLATAVTTAPDVGAAAATVSAYQPPSAGDLEINFVADYKLLDGRFANNAWLQELPDPITKIVWDNAAILSPATAKKLGLENGQLAELEYGGRKLQVPVTILPGNADDTVTVALGYGRTGLHEVVAKGVGFNANLLRSVNAPWFDGGAKLTKVRGSHTFARTQYHWRMEGRPLALDMSVSELANPSKATEHVLERVQGELTPGKRDMLVSQRTEDGKTVLEQSFEYAKTPQEGYKWGMSIDLSRCTGCNACVVACQAENNIPVVGKEQVGRGREMHWLRIDRYFEGDESNPAMVMQPVACVHCEKAPCEYVCPVNATVHSDEGLNDMVYNRCVGTRYCSNNCPYKVRRFNYLHYTQGKTPTEKMLMNPDVTVRNRGVMEKCTYCVQRIERVRINARVEKRLIQEKELQTACQQTCPTQAIAFGSLADPAQRVTQMHEDERAYRLLHELGTRPRTAHLIRLRNPNPALVATAPAESKPAPEGGH; encoded by the coding sequence ATGAACACCAAGCCTGACAGCGCGCCCGCGCAGGACCTCCCCTCGTCTTTCGCGCTCCCGGTCGTCACGGGAAGCAACGAGGCCAAGCCCCACGCGCACGACCACGACGATGTCGTGGCCGTCGCCCTGGAGCACGCGTCCACCCGCTCCATCCCGGCGGAAGGCGCGTACGGCAAGACGTACTGGCTCGGCCTGGAGGAGAAGCTCGCCACGCCGGAGTTCCTGGAGGAGACCCGCCCGGAGTTCCCCGTCGGCGCGGACCTGCCCCCCACCGGCTTCGCCCGCCGCGAGTTCATGCAGATCCTCGGCGCGTCGCTCGCGCTGGCCGGCGCCACCGCGTGCAGCACCCGTCCGCAGGACGAGCGGATGGTGCCGTACACCAAGACGCCGCCGGAGATCACCCCGGGCAACCCGCTGCACTACGCCTCCGGCATGACGCTCGCCGGCCACACCTCCGGCCTGCTGATCACCGCGCGCGAGGGTCGGCCCGTGAAGGTCGAGGGCAACCCCCAGCACCCCGTCAACCAGGGCGCCGCGGGCATCTTCGAGCAGGCCTTCCTGCTGTCGCTCTATGACCCGCAGCGCGCCCGCGTGCTGCGCCAGGGCAACAACCCGCGCTCGCTGCGCGTGCTCGCCGAGGACATCTCCGCGCTCGTCGGCACCAAGGCCGCGGGCGACGGTGGCGCCCGGCTGCGCTTCCTCTCGGAGCCCATCAACTCGCCGCTGCTCGCGGACATCAAGGCCCGCATCCAGCGCAAGCTGCCGGCCGCGAAGTTCCACAGCTTCGCGTCCATCTCCCACGAGTCCGCCGACACCGCGCACCGCGCCCTGTTCGGCCAGCCCGTGCAGGCCGTCTACGACCTGACCCGCGCGGACGTCATCGTCTCCCTGGACGCGGACTTCCTGGAGAGCCGCCCGGAGAACCTGGGCGTGTCGCGCCAGTTCGCGGACCGTCGCGACCCGAAGAACGGCGAGCTCAACCGCCTCTACGTGGCCGAACACCGCATGTCCATCACCGGCGGCATGGCCGACCACCGCCTGCGCGTGAAGTCGCAGGAGGTCTTCGGCGTCGCCGCCGCGCTGGCGCAGGCCGTCGGTGGCCCCGCGGGCTCCCTGGCCGCCTCCGCCAAGGGCGGAACGGTGCGCCCGGAAGTCGCCTCGTGGGTGCAGGCCGTGGCCCAGGACCTCAAGTCCAAGGCCGGCCGCGGCGTCGTCCTCGCCGGTGAGCGTCAGCCCGCCGCCGTGCACGCGCTCGCCCAGGCCATCAACGCGGCCCTCGGCAACGTGGGCACGACCGTGAAGGTCGTCCCCGCCGCCGCGCCGGAGGCCTCCGGCCTCGCGGAGATCCGCGCCCTGGTGGAGGACATCAAGGCCGGTCGCGTGGACACGCTGGTCATCACCGCCAGCAACCCCCTCTACGCCCTCCCGGTGGACGCGGGCCTGGCGGAGGTGCTGGACCCCAAGCAGAACGCCAACCGCAAGGCCCTGTCGGTCCTGTACGCGGGCCACTACGAGGACGAGACCTCCAAGTACGCCGACTGGTTCGTGCCCCTGGCGCACCAGCTGGAGACCTGGAGCGACGGCCGCTCGGTGGATGGCACGGTGTCCATCGCCCAGCCCCTCATCCAGCCGCTCTTCAATGGCGTGCCGGAAGCGGAGCTGTACGCGATGTTCCTCGACGAGCCGTTCCGCCCTGCCTACCAGATGCTCCGTGAGTACTGGACGGCGCAGGGTGGCGAGGCCGGCCGCGGCGACTTCGAGTCCCGCTGGGAGACCTGGGTCTCCGAGGGCGTCATCCCCGGCACCCTCGCCACCGCCGTGACGACCGCGCCGGACGTGGGCGCCGCCGCCGCCACGGTGTCCGCGTACCAGCCGCCGTCCGCCGGCGACCTGGAGATCAACTTCGTCGCCGACTACAAGCTGCTCGACGGCCGCTTCGCGAACAACGCGTGGCTCCAGGAGCTGCCGGACCCCATCACGAAGATCGTCTGGGACAACGCGGCCATCCTGAGCCCCGCGACCGCCAAGAAGCTGGGCCTGGAGAACGGCCAGCTGGCGGAGCTGGAGTACGGCGGCCGCAAGCTGCAGGTCCCCGTCACCATCCTCCCCGGCAACGCGGACGACACCGTCACCGTGGCCCTGGGCTACGGCCGTACCGGCCTGCACGAGGTGGTGGCCAAGGGCGTCGGCTTCAACGCGAACCTGCTGCGCAGCGTGAACGCCCCCTGGTTCGACGGCGGCGCGAAGCTCACCAAGGTCCGGGGCAGCCACACCTTCGCCCGCACCCAGTACCACTGGCGCATGGAGGGCCGACCGCTGGCGCTCGACATGTCCGTCAGCGAGCTGGCGAACCCCTCGAAGGCCACCGAGCACGTGCTGGAGCGCGTCCAGGGCGAGCTGACGCCGGGCAAGCGGGACATGCTCGTGAGCCAGCGGACCGAGGACGGCAAGACGGTCCTCGAACAAAGCTTCGAGTACGCGAAGACGCCCCAGGAAGGCTACAAGTGGGGCATGTCCATCGACCTGTCGCGCTGCACGGGCTGCAACGCGTGCGTCGTGGCGTGCCAGGCGGAGAACAACATCCCCGTCGTCGGCAAGGAGCAGGTGGGCCGCGGCCGTGAGATGCACTGGCTGCGCATCGACCGCTACTTCGAGGGCGATGAGAGCAACCCCGCCATGGTCATGCAGCCCGTCGCGTGCGTGCACTGCGAGAAGGCCCCTTGCGAGTACGTCTGCCCGGTGAACGCCACCGTGCACTCGGACGAGGGCCTCAACGACATGGTGTACAACCGCTGCGTCGGCACGCGGTACTGCTCCAACAACTGCCCCTACAAGGTCCGCCGCTTCAACTACCTGCACTACACGCAGGGCAAGACGCCGACCGAGAAGATGCTGATGAACCCGGACGTCACGGTGCGCAACCGCGGCGTCATGGAGAAGTGCACGTACTGCGTCCAGCGCATCGAGCGCGTGCGCATCAACGCCCGCGTGGAGAAGCGCCTCATCCAGGAGAAGGAACTCCAGACGGCGTGCCAGCAGACCTGCCCCACGCAGGCCATCGCCTTCGGCTCCCTGGCGGACCCCGCACAGCGCGTCACCCAAATGCACGAGGACGAGCGCGCGTACCGGCTGCTGCACGAGCTGGGCACCCGTCCCCGCACCGCCCACCTCATCCGTCTGCGCAACCCCAACCCCGCCCTCGTGGCCACTGCTCCCGCTGAGTCGAAGCCGGCGCCCGAAGGAGGTCACTGA
- a CDS encoding cytochrome c3 family protein: MSGPLFPRWTNTVSRLSAAMLLAVPAIAIGGLLAYVRSPLVTNQAHPVEQPIEFDHRHHAGDEQIDCRYCHWTVEKSPSAGIPSTTVCMSCHAQVWNKSPYLTEVRKAFFADQPIPWVRVHNLPDYVYFNHSIHVGKGVGCATCHGRVDQMGAIEQAAPLTMSWCLDCHRDPKPSLRPAEFITSMTWAPPADKAEAAALADKLYKEYDVHSRTSCSTCHR; encoded by the coding sequence ATGAGCGGCCCTCTCTTCCCACGCTGGACGAATACGGTGTCGCGCCTGTCGGCCGCGATGCTCCTCGCCGTGCCCGCCATCGCCATCGGCGGTCTCTTGGCCTACGTGCGCTCACCGCTCGTGACCAACCAGGCACACCCGGTGGAACAGCCCATCGAGTTCGACCACCGGCACCACGCCGGCGACGAACAGATTGACTGCCGCTACTGCCACTGGACGGTGGAGAAATCCCCGTCGGCGGGCATCCCCTCCACCACCGTGTGCATGTCCTGCCACGCCCAGGTGTGGAACAAGAGCCCGTACCTCACCGAGGTCCGCAAGGCGTTCTTCGCCGACCAGCCCATCCCCTGGGTTCGCGTCCACAACCTGCCGGACTACGTCTACTTCAACCACTCCATCCACGTGGGCAAGGGCGTCGGTTGCGCCACCTGCCACGGCCGCGTGGACCAGATGGGCGCCATCGAGCAGGCCGCCCCGCTGACGATGAGCTGGTGTCTGGACTGCCACCGCGATCCGAAGCCCAGCCTCCGCCCCGCGGAGTTCATCACCAGCATGACCTGGGCTCCTCCGGCGGATAAGGCCGAAGCCGCGGCGCTCGCCGACAAGCTCTACAAAGAATACGACGTTCACTCGCGCACGAGCTGCTCCACATGCCACCGATGA
- a CDS encoding HNH endonuclease: protein MSQAKRRRVLGIIATDATFERVAHRGAEVWMGKCLHCNAHLAVTPDGEPISRATIEHIIPRTAGGTDALENLALACARCNQGKGSRHDANFHRDARVRELVDRLLQKRRDRWRAPADPDSESPRFKP from the coding sequence ATGAGCCAGGCCAAGCGGCGCCGCGTCCTGGGCATCATCGCCACCGACGCCACCTTCGAGCGCGTCGCCCACCGGGGCGCCGAGGTCTGGATGGGCAAGTGCCTGCACTGCAACGCCCACCTCGCCGTCACCCCGGATGGCGAGCCCATCAGCCGCGCCACCATCGAGCACATCATCCCCCGGACTGCGGGGGGCACGGACGCGCTGGAGAACCTGGCCCTGGCCTGCGCCCGCTGCAACCAGGGCAAGGGCAGCCGCCACGACGCGAACTTCCACCGCGACGCCCGCGTCCGCGAGCTGGTGGACCGGCTGCTCCAGAAGCGCCGCGATCGCTGGCGAGCCCCCGCCGACCCGGACTCCGAGTCGCCCCGCTTCAAGCCGTGA
- the pdeM gene encoding ligase-associated DNA damage response endonuclease PdeM codes for MVPGRCQTRIGDADVELLPERALHWPDASVLAVADLHWGKTESFQQHGIPLPLGVLDDDLARLSAALTATRARRLLLVGDLVHSRQGLTQDVIRRVTTWREAHPHLDVVLIRGNHDRHIRTLPPTWGMEDREDALDEGPFRFAHHPEPATGRFVWAGHLHPMVRLGGGGNRLRLPCFHLRPGVGVLPAFSAFTGGLNVRRGRNDRIFAVAGTAVVEV; via the coding sequence ATGGTCCCAGGCCGATGCCAGACCCGCATAGGTGATGCGGACGTGGAGCTGCTCCCGGAGCGGGCCCTGCACTGGCCCGACGCCAGCGTGCTCGCGGTGGCCGACCTGCACTGGGGCAAGACGGAGTCCTTCCAGCAGCACGGCATCCCCCTGCCCCTGGGCGTGCTGGACGACGACCTCGCGCGCCTGTCCGCCGCGCTCACCGCCACCCGGGCCCGCCGGCTGCTGCTCGTGGGGGACCTGGTCCACTCGCGACAGGGCCTCACGCAGGACGTCATCCGCCGCGTCACCACCTGGCGCGAGGCCCACCCCCACCTGGACGTGGTCCTCATCCGGGGCAATCACGATCGCCACATCCGCACCCTGCCCCCCACCTGGGGCATGGAGGACCGCGAGGACGCCCTGGACGAAGGCCCCTTCCGCTTCGCCCACCACCCCGAACCCGCGACCGGACGCTTCGTGTGGGCCGGGCACCTTCATCCGATGGTGAGGTTGGGTGGAGGAGGCAACCGGCTGCGTCTGCCCTGCTTCCACCTGCGCCCCGGGGTGGGCGTCCTGCCCGCGTTCAGTGCCTTCACGGGTGGGCTCAACGTCCGGCGCGGCCGGAACGACCGGATCTTCGCCGTCGCCGGCACCGCCGTGGTGGAGGTCTAA